One Lentibacillus cibarius DNA window includes the following coding sequences:
- the gcvT gene encoding glycine cleavage system aminomethyltransferase GcvT encodes MSELKRTPIYPEYEKSGAKTVDFGGWELPVQFSGIKQEHHATRTKAGLFDVSHMGEILVEGEDSEAFLQRVVTNDVSRMTPKRAQYTFMCYEDGGTADDFIIYMLDINQYLLVVNAANTESDYEWIVKQKGPDENVSINNVSSAYAQIALQGPLAETVLQNLTSTDLGEIKFFRFENPVYFSGIDAGAIVSRTGYTGEDGFEIYLDATKGRELWNLILDAGKEYGVEPAGLGARDTLRFEVNLPLYGQEISETISPVEAGMAFAVKVKKETDFIGKEALKKQIDNGPSRKLVGIEMLDKGIPRTGYPVLDGDDEIGFVTTGTQSPTLQKNIGLVLVDRDYAELGTELYIQVRKRRLKAVVVETPFYKRDK; translated from the coding sequence ATGAGTGAATTAAAGCGAACACCGATTTATCCGGAATATGAAAAATCGGGAGCAAAGACGGTTGATTTTGGTGGATGGGAGCTGCCTGTTCAGTTCAGTGGCATTAAGCAGGAGCACCATGCGACAAGAACAAAAGCAGGATTGTTTGATGTTTCCCACATGGGGGAAATTTTGGTGGAAGGTGAAGACAGCGAAGCATTCTTGCAGCGAGTGGTAACTAATGATGTTTCCCGAATGACCCCCAAGCGTGCCCAATACACGTTTATGTGTTATGAGGACGGCGGGACAGCAGACGATTTTATCATCTATATGCTTGATATTAATCAATACTTACTAGTTGTCAATGCGGCTAATACAGAAAGCGATTATGAATGGATAGTGAAGCAGAAAGGTCCGGACGAGAATGTTTCCATTAATAATGTATCATCTGCTTACGCCCAGATCGCACTACAGGGTCCATTGGCCGAAACAGTGCTCCAGAATTTGACTAGTACGGATTTGGGGGAGATAAAGTTTTTCCGTTTTGAAAACCCGGTATACTTCTCGGGAATTGACGCTGGAGCCATTGTATCCCGTACAGGATATACTGGAGAAGATGGTTTTGAAATATATCTCGATGCAACTAAAGGCCGAGAACTTTGGAACCTGATTCTGGATGCGGGCAAAGAATATGGCGTGGAACCGGCAGGACTTGGGGCAAGGGACACATTACGGTTTGAAGTGAATTTACCTTTGTATGGCCAAGAAATCTCCGAAACAATTAGCCCGGTTGAGGCAGGGATGGCCTTTGCTGTCAAAGTAAAAAAAGAAACAGATTTCATCGGGAAAGAAGCATTGAAAAAGCAGATTGATAATGGTCCATCGAGAAAGCTTGTCGGTATTGAAATGCTTGATAAAGGGATCCCACGTACAGGTTATCCCGTACTGGATGGCGATGATGAGATTGGCTTTGTAACTACCGGAACACAGTCACCGACATTGCAAAAAAACATCGGACTTGTACTTGTAGATAGAGATTATGCTGAACTAGGTACAGAACTATATATTCAGGTGCGCAAACGTAGATTAAAAGCTGTCGTTGTTGAAACACCATTTTATAAACGTGATAAATAA
- a CDS encoding DEAD/DEAH box helicase — protein sequence MNQIDLKRDKDFIHGLETRLNQEGPFAAWDLFQMNYHAAQTTMSPSFNGLKALEYLPHMEFMDHQLSSAKQVLEDMNGRAILADEVGLGKTIEAGLILKEYMLRGLVKKALIIVPASLVNQWAKELNEKFFIPAVTFRKTYPWDQYDVIITSMDTAKRSPHREQILEQDYDFLLVDEAHKLKNHKTKNYAFVKSLKKKYCLLLTATPVQNRLVEIFNLVSILKPGHLGDYDSFLKQYGKDRKKLGQDGYLKQLIQKVMIRNTRQTATFDHIKRNIETVWIDFTDEEHSVYSELENMTETLPAFSKITLLRELCSSREACYLSLKKMMTEDQTKEQWIKPVTEAIEQLPQHTKAAKVVELINKTGGEKVIVFTEYRATQFYLQWYLKENGITSVPYRGGFNKGKKDWMKQLFENHAQVLIATEAGGEGINLQFCNHLINYDLPWNPMRLEQRIGRIHRYGQKRDVHIYNVAVRDTVEEHIMTLLYEKINLFEQVIGNLDSILAELNISDIESEIQSIFSESASAGEAKIKLNNLSSVIKMTHDETMQEEQHYGN from the coding sequence ATGAATCAAATAGACTTAAAGCGCGACAAAGATTTCATTCATGGATTGGAAACAAGGCTTAACCAGGAAGGTCCATTTGCTGCATGGGATCTGTTTCAGATGAACTATCATGCCGCCCAGACGACTATGTCTCCATCCTTTAATGGATTAAAAGCGCTCGAATATTTGCCGCATATGGAATTCATGGATCATCAACTTTCCAGCGCTAAGCAAGTCCTCGAGGATATGAATGGACGCGCCATACTGGCTGATGAAGTCGGTTTAGGGAAAACGATTGAAGCCGGACTGATTTTAAAAGAATATATGCTTCGCGGCCTTGTAAAAAAAGCGCTTATCATTGTTCCGGCATCATTGGTCAATCAATGGGCAAAAGAACTTAACGAAAAATTCTTCATCCCGGCGGTGACCTTCAGAAAAACTTACCCGTGGGATCAATATGACGTAATTATCACATCGATGGATACGGCAAAACGCTCACCACACCGTGAACAAATACTTGAACAGGATTATGACTTTTTACTAGTAGATGAAGCGCATAAACTCAAAAACCACAAAACAAAAAACTATGCATTTGTTAAATCATTGAAGAAAAAATACTGTTTACTACTGACAGCCACACCGGTACAAAATCGTTTAGTCGAAATCTTTAATCTTGTGTCCATCCTCAAACCAGGTCACTTGGGAGATTATGATTCATTCTTGAAACAATACGGCAAAGACCGCAAAAAACTCGGTCAGGATGGGTATTTGAAACAGCTAATCCAAAAAGTGATGATCCGGAACACACGGCAGACTGCAACATTCGATCATATTAAACGAAATATCGAAACCGTTTGGATTGATTTTACTGACGAAGAACACAGTGTGTACAGCGAGCTGGAGAATATGACAGAAACGCTTCCCGCATTTTCAAAAATTACGTTGTTAAGGGAGCTCTGCTCTTCCAGGGAAGCTTGTTACCTGTCACTTAAGAAAATGATGACGGAAGATCAAACAAAAGAACAATGGATCAAGCCGGTAACAGAGGCGATTGAACAACTGCCTCAACACACGAAGGCGGCAAAAGTTGTTGAACTCATTAATAAAACCGGTGGCGAAAAGGTCATTGTATTTACCGAATATCGGGCAACACAATTTTACCTGCAGTGGTATCTAAAAGAAAACGGTATCACCTCAGTGCCATATCGAGGGGGATTTAATAAAGGAAAGAAAGATTGGATGAAGCAGCTGTTTGAGAATCATGCACAAGTACTGATTGCCACTGAAGCCGGCGGAGAAGGAATCAATCTCCAATTCTGCAACCACCTGATCAATTATGATCTTCCATGGAACCCAATGCGTCTGGAGCAGCGTATTGGTAGAATTCACCGATACGGGCAAAAAAGAGATGTGCATATATATAATGTGGCTGTCCGCGATACAGTTGAAGAGCATATTATGACATTACTGTACGAAAAGATAAATCTATTTGAACAGGTTATCGGTAACTTAGACAGCATTCTTGCTGAACTGAATATTAGTGATATCGAATCTGAAATCCAGTCTATTTTCTCCGAATCGGCATCAGCCGGAGAAGCAAAAATAAAACTGAACAACTTGTCCTCTGTCATTAAAATGACACATGATGAAACAATGCAGGAGGAACAGCACTATGGCAATTAA
- a CDS encoding YqhG family protein produces the protein MAIKDLHHFLESYFSAHHCDILHNEGGMLTVQLTEEMDRALMNRPFYWHYIKKMGYPGDPKQLTLITDPEKRDGKHEWIHFGSPRLHQILNHLKDNEKYTKLFERIDTNQKTALFPWLITNIKISYQGKQKMDEMISIGLHLVNGSMKVNMMEELQDKSMQMSISDYCYTIAPIIKLPSGFKRIENVLEDYVQNQPHDWAESSLKTMEEEINLLRHFYKGEHDGSEIEKEVKEIKERYFPYIHFEVINGGIFYLTENTA, from the coding sequence ATGGCAATTAAAGATTTACACCATTTTCTTGAGTCGTATTTCTCAGCACATCATTGCGACATTTTGCACAATGAGGGAGGTATGCTTACCGTTCAACTGACTGAAGAAATGGACCGTGCGTTGATGAACCGGCCTTTTTACTGGCATTATATCAAAAAAATGGGTTATCCGGGTGATCCAAAGCAGCTAACACTGATTACAGACCCGGAAAAACGAGACGGCAAGCATGAATGGATTCATTTTGGTAGTCCGCGGTTGCATCAAATCCTTAATCATTTAAAAGATAACGAAAAGTATACGAAACTGTTTGAGCGTATTGACACAAATCAAAAAACAGCTTTATTCCCCTGGCTAATTACTAACATTAAAATCAGTTATCAAGGAAAACAAAAAATGGATGAAATGATTTCAATTGGGCTCCATCTTGTGAATGGGTCCATGAAAGTAAACATGATGGAAGAATTACAGGACAAATCAATGCAAATGTCCATTTCCGATTATTGCTATACCATTGCACCAATCATAAAATTACCAAGTGGTTTTAAACGTATCGAAAACGTGCTGGAAGATTATGTTCAGAACCAGCCACACGACTGGGCGGAATCATCTTTGAAAACAATGGAAGAGGAAATCAATTTACTGCGGCATTTTTACAAAGGGGAACATGATGGAAGCGAAATTGAAAAGGAAGTTAAAGAAATAAAAGAACGTTATTTCCCGTACATTCATTTTGAAGTGATTAATGGAGGTATATTTTACCTAACCGAAAACACAGCTTGA
- a CDS encoding YqzE family protein gives MSVNEYVKYMTQQFTKFIDRSPDEKRSQKPDYTAQPVCTNRWLGLLPFAWKLFLNKAD, from the coding sequence ATGTCTGTAAATGAATATGTGAAATACATGACGCAACAATTCACAAAATTTATTGATAGGTCACCGGATGAAAAGAGGTCACAAAAACCGGATTATACCGCTCAGCCCGTTTGCACAAACCGTTGGCTCGGATTATTGCCATTTGCATGGAAATTATTTTTAAATAAAGCAGACTAA
- a CDS encoding shikimate kinase — MKTIYLIGFMGSGKSTVGKMLGEQLGIPFLDTDQMVESEYGPISAIFRDKGEKAFRTYETEMLKRIPDNNHIVSTGGGIVEQEQNIAFMNGNGIIFHLNASMNEIASRLGNDPNRPLWGTNYAERVRLYNRRKELYIAAADVTILTDGKTAQNITEEISSQLR; from the coding sequence ATGAAAACGATTTATTTAATTGGGTTTATGGGAAGTGGAAAAAGTACAGTCGGAAAGATGTTGGGTGAGCAGCTGGGTATTCCTTTTTTGGATACCGATCAAATGGTTGAGAGTGAATACGGACCAATCTCAGCAATATTTCGAGATAAAGGGGAGAAGGCTTTCCGTACGTATGAAACGGAAATGCTAAAGCGCATACCTGACAATAATCACATCGTTTCAACCGGCGGAGGTATTGTCGAACAGGAGCAAAATATAGCCTTCATGAACGGTAATGGCATCATTTTTCATTTGAATGCATCCATGAATGAGATTGCCTCTCGATTGGGAAATGACCCTAACAGGCCACTGTGGGGAACAAATTACGCGGAAAGAGTCCGTTTATATAACCGCCGGAAAGAATTATATATAGCGGCAGCAGACGTGACTATTTTAACCGATGGCAAAACGGCACAGAATATTACAGAAGAAATATCATCCCAGTTACGGTAA
- a CDS encoding ATPase, T2SS/T4P/T4SS family produces the protein MDTALKFSEQLLRDAVSSKASDIHFFPFTDHASIHFRVLGARIHHKTIPISQYQLLLTYYKFTSGMDIGEVRKPQNGTIIHELSNSRCALRLSTLPVNDTESLAVRILPQEHNLSLEELFLFPSQLQKLKSWVRNRNGIILFTGPTGDVM, from the coding sequence TTGGACACAGCTCTCAAATTCTCAGAACAGCTTCTCCGGGATGCTGTCAGCTCTAAAGCTTCGGATATTCATTTCTTCCCGTTTACAGATCATGCATCTATCCATTTTCGGGTGCTTGGGGCGCGCATTCACCATAAAACAATTCCCATCAGTCAATACCAGTTACTGCTTACTTACTATAAGTTTACATCAGGAATGGATATAGGTGAAGTCCGCAAACCACAAAATGGGACAATTATTCATGAACTATCGAATAGCCGCTGCGCACTTCGTTTATCGACGCTCCCGGTAAACGACACGGAAAGCCTTGCCGTTCGGATCCTCCCACAGGAACATAACCTTTCACTTGAGGAACTTTTTCTTTTTCCAAGTCAATTACAAAAACTGAAAAGCTGGGTAAGAAACCGCAACGGAATCATATTGTTCACAGGTCCTACAGGTGATGTTATGTAA
- a CDS encoding glycerol dehydrogenase, producing MSERIFISPAKYVQGKNAIEKIGGYLKDIGSQTVVIADETVWDIAGHKVVDALKKKNIASEEILFNGEASNEEIKRISKEAKGAGATIVVGVGGGKTLDTSKAIADELDAYTVIVPTAASADAPTSALSVVYSDEGVFESYRFYNHNPNLILLDSHVISEAPPRLLTSGIADAMATWIEARAVINFGGSNQAGGTTTIAAKAIAEKCEETLFRYGHLAYESAKAKVVTPALEEIIEANTLLSGLGFESGGLAAAHAIHNGFTALDGEIHHLTHGEKVAFGTLAQLALEKHSLEEMERYIGFYISLDLPVTLEDIKLKDATREDIMKVAEAAIVDGETIHNGFNVTADEVADAIFAADQYSKAYKKKYK from the coding sequence ATGTCTGAAAGAATTTTTATCAGCCCCGCGAAGTATGTACAAGGGAAAAATGCAATCGAGAAAATCGGGGGCTACCTGAAGGATATTGGAAGTCAAACGGTTGTTATTGCTGATGAAACCGTATGGGATATTGCTGGACATAAAGTTGTAGATGCACTGAAAAAGAAAAACATAGCCTCAGAAGAAATTCTGTTTAATGGTGAAGCTTCAAATGAAGAAATTAAGCGGATTTCTAAAGAAGCCAAGGGTGCAGGGGCTACGATTGTTGTTGGTGTTGGAGGAGGAAAAACATTAGATACATCAAAAGCGATAGCAGACGAGCTGGACGCTTATACCGTTATTGTACCAACTGCTGCGTCTGCTGATGCCCCAACAAGTGCATTGTCGGTGGTTTATTCGGACGAAGGTGTTTTTGAATCATATCGTTTTTATAACCATAATCCAAATTTGATTCTTTTGGATTCACATGTTATTTCAGAAGCACCTCCACGTCTGTTGACATCGGGTATAGCAGACGCAATGGCCACATGGATTGAAGCAAGAGCAGTAATTAATTTTGGTGGAAGTAACCAGGCAGGAGGAACAACTACTATAGCTGCTAAGGCGATTGCTGAAAAATGTGAAGAAACCTTATTTAGATATGGTCATTTGGCATATGAATCCGCAAAAGCGAAAGTCGTAACCCCGGCACTTGAGGAGATTATTGAGGCAAATACGCTCCTTAGTGGTTTAGGCTTTGAAAGTGGTGGATTGGCTGCGGCTCATGCTATTCATAATGGATTCACAGCACTTGATGGCGAAATTCATCACTTAACACACGGTGAAAAAGTAGCTTTTGGTACATTGGCCCAATTAGCACTGGAAAAACATTCACTCGAAGAAATGGAAAGATATATCGGATTTTATATCAGCCTGGATCTGCCGGTTACACTGGAAGATATCAAGCTGAAAGATGCCACAAGGGAAGATATTATGAAGGTAGCTGAGGCTGCGATAGTTGACGGCGAAACGATTCACAATGGATTTAACGTCACAGCTGACGAAGTTGCGGACGCAATCTTTGCCGCTGATCAGTATTCAAAGGCATATAAAAAGAAATATAAGTGA
- a CDS encoding alpha/beta fold hydrolase: protein MFAQVNGIKLFFDIDGAGYRVNKDVLEEKPVCFILHGGPGGTHVNFKPYLNKLTTGMQLVYIDNRGSGFSEKEPQSMYTIENNVEDIEALRKYLGLGKILLLGHSYGGMTAMRYAARYRENLVGMLLVTTSPSYRFIEKAKSFVARNGTKEQQEIADVLWEGAFTSDEQLAKYYEIMAPLYSVADKSSESPEPRPETFRSYEALNEGFGGFLREFDVTDELHDIQVPTLVIAGRHDWITPVNENELIAEKLPDSQLVIFENSSHNVIKDEAEGFNNVVLEFVKSLQS, encoded by the coding sequence ATGTTTGCGCAGGTGAATGGCATAAAGCTGTTTTTTGATATTGATGGTGCTGGTTACAGAGTCAATAAAGATGTACTGGAGGAAAAGCCTGTTTGCTTCATCCTGCATGGCGGACCTGGTGGAACACATGTGAATTTCAAACCATATTTAAATAAATTGACAACCGGAATGCAGCTGGTGTACATCGATAATCGTGGCAGTGGTTTTTCGGAAAAAGAGCCACAATCAATGTACACAATTGAAAATAATGTAGAAGATATTGAAGCATTGCGAAAGTATCTTGGTTTGGGGAAAATTTTACTGCTTGGCCACTCATATGGCGGGATGACGGCAATGCGTTATGCTGCAAGGTATCGAGAAAATCTGGTCGGGATGTTGCTTGTTACAACATCGCCGAGCTATCGATTTATTGAAAAGGCAAAGTCCTTTGTGGCTAGAAATGGAACGAAAGAACAACAGGAAATAGCGGATGTTTTGTGGGAAGGTGCTTTTACATCAGATGAACAGCTGGCGAAGTATTACGAGATAATGGCCCCATTATATTCCGTGGCCGATAAATCTTCCGAAAGCCCGGAACCAAGGCCGGAAACATTCCGGTCATATGAGGCACTGAATGAAGGGTTCGGCGGATTTTTGAGAGAATTTGATGTGACTGACGAGCTACACGATATTCAAGTTCCGACACTGGTCATTGCAGGAAGGCATGATTGGATTACACCCGTAAATGAGAACGAGTTAATAGCTGAAAAATTACCGGATAGTCAATTGGTTATATTCGAAAACAGCAGTCATAACGTGATAAAAGATGAAGCAGAGGGTTTTAATAATGTGGTGTTGGAGTTTGTGAAAAGCTTGCAGAGTTGA
- a CDS encoding sodium:solute symporter — MNTTVAILITAIVTIAYTTLGGLMGVALTDWIQSIIMIVGLILVVALGMSSLVPDSGIISSSFEFTEVLSQTVGNDFLSFTEGVTFIMVLAWVITFMPLNTISQTQIQRVYAAKSEQSIQRVSLIMVLFVGLFSAFALALVGIIGKNVIPEIGNPETIFPMMAMEVINPFMGMIVVTGILGACMSTVDSNLLGAGIHVSRDLYERQRKARGKVIHERGSILVTRWTIVIIGLLGTLAAILTPSIMELILTTLGVFAGGTFAPILFGLYWRRANATGAMAGIILGGLTTIIAVLMQTSLDPVIFGIIFSIAGTVIGSLSSKPDYEKGDVFQFKSVASKDLKFLGIVSIIFILFLFGFMNLNMWPWLILITLVALTLGVVLLIVYIFPQKN, encoded by the coding sequence TTGAATACCACTGTAGCGATATTGATAACAGCTATAGTGACGATTGCATACACAACACTTGGTGGATTAATGGGTGTAGCACTGACTGATTGGATACAGTCCATCATTATGATTGTTGGGCTAATTCTTGTTGTTGCGCTCGGAATGTCCTCTTTGGTGCCTGACAGTGGCATTATTTCATCTTCATTCGAATTTACAGAAGTATTGTCACAAACGGTAGGAAACGACTTTTTAAGCTTTACTGAAGGGGTAACATTCATTATGGTATTGGCCTGGGTCATTACGTTTATGCCGCTGAATACCATTTCACAGACCCAAATTCAACGGGTGTACGCTGCTAAAAGTGAACAAAGCATTCAACGGGTTAGCCTGATTATGGTATTGTTTGTAGGTTTATTCTCCGCCTTTGCACTTGCACTCGTAGGCATTATTGGAAAAAATGTGATTCCTGAAATTGGTAACCCCGAAACTATCTTTCCCATGATGGCGATGGAAGTCATCAATCCGTTTATGGGTATGATTGTGGTAACCGGAATTTTGGGTGCATGTATGTCTACGGTTGACTCTAATTTGCTAGGAGCAGGTATTCATGTATCCAGGGACTTATATGAACGGCAGCGGAAAGCCCGTGGCAAAGTTATCCATGAAAGAGGCAGTATACTTGTTACAAGATGGACAATCGTGATTATTGGTTTACTGGGTACATTGGCTGCCATTTTAACACCGTCCATCATGGAATTAATATTGACTACATTAGGTGTATTTGCGGGGGGAACTTTTGCGCCTATATTATTCGGTCTGTACTGGAGACGTGCGAACGCTACAGGTGCTATGGCGGGAATCATCCTGGGTGGTTTGACTACCATCATTGCAGTGCTGATGCAAACATCGCTGGACCCTGTCATTTTTGGTATCATCTTCTCTATTGCCGGAACAGTAATTGGCAGCTTAAGTTCCAAGCCGGACTATGAAAAAGGAGATGTCTTTCAGTTTAAATCTGTTGCATCAAAGGATCTTAAGTTTCTTGGGATTGTCAGCATAATATTCATATTGTTCCTCTTTGGATTTATGAATTTGAATATGTGGCCATGGCTTATTTTAATAACACTGGTGGCACTGACATTAGGCGTTGTGCTGCTTATAGTCTATATCTTTCCTCAAAAAAATTAA
- a CDS encoding sodium:solute symporter family transporter translates to MNSTLYIIPAVYLVAMVVMGIIVSKRQETRSDFYVASNKMNSGILFATIFSTVVGANTYMGFSGMVYDGGFSIMWMLIAAGSSYFLLFFISGKIRRIAQTHNVFTLPDLMELRYSRPVALLTTAFSLFSLIGGAGGSILGVGVILHAIWG, encoded by the coding sequence ATGAATTCGACACTTTACATTATTCCCGCAGTTTATCTGGTAGCGATGGTGGTTATGGGGATTATTGTATCGAAACGGCAGGAAACAAGGTCAGATTTTTATGTAGCATCGAATAAAATGAATAGCGGTATACTCTTCGCAACCATTTTTTCGACAGTAGTGGGTGCAAACACTTACATGGGATTTAGCGGTATGGTGTACGATGGTGGATTTTCAATCATGTGGATGCTGATTGCAGCCGGATCATCCTATTTTCTCCTTTTCTTCATTTCCGGGAAAATACGCCGCATAGCTCAAACTCACAATGTATTTACCTTGCCCGATTTAATGGAATTACGTTACTCCAGGCCAGTTGCATTATTGACAACTGCCTTTTCCCTTTTTTCACTGATAGGTGGAGCAGGAGGCAGTATTCTTGGCGTAGGAGTCATCCTGCATGCAATCTGGGGTTGA
- a CDS encoding M20 family metallopeptidase yields the protein MSVSSSEKLTEVKENVIEWRRYLHMNPELSFEEKETSQFVYDKLLSFEGLEVYRPTETSVVARLIGNKSGKILGLRADMDALPINEETELEFASKKPGVMHACGHDGHTAMLLGAAQILSQRKDEIRGEIKFIFQHAEELLPGGAQEMVKAGVVDDIDHIIGLHLMSTLPKGKIGITYGPLTSNTDMFDLRVIGKGGHSSQPENSVDPIAISAQIINNLQHIVSRNLSPSDQLVISITELSAGTAKNVIPEFVDIGASVRSYSLEIREEAVQLIERIVKGITEAHGASYEYNYTYGYSSVINDDKLTKIVEESVVEEFGSDAVEYGDAIMGGEDFSAFSEKVPGCFIPVGAGNEEEGFSYPHHHPRFGIDEDALENGLRILTSLPKKILS from the coding sequence ATGAGTGTTAGCAGTAGTGAAAAATTAACAGAAGTAAAGGAAAACGTTATCGAGTGGAGAAGATATCTTCACATGAATCCGGAATTGTCATTTGAAGAAAAAGAAACGTCGCAGTTTGTTTATGACAAACTTTTATCATTTGAGGGTCTTGAGGTTTATCGCCCGACGGAAACTAGTGTGGTTGCGAGATTAATCGGAAATAAATCGGGGAAAATCCTAGGTTTGCGGGCCGATATGGATGCACTTCCTATCAATGAAGAAACAGAATTGGAATTTGCCTCAAAGAAACCAGGAGTTATGCATGCTTGTGGTCATGATGGTCATACTGCAATGCTTTTGGGGGCCGCTCAAATCCTGAGCCAAAGGAAGGATGAAATAAGGGGTGAAATTAAGTTTATTTTCCAACATGCTGAAGAATTACTTCCTGGTGGTGCTCAAGAAATGGTAAAAGCGGGTGTCGTCGATGACATTGACCATATTATTGGTCTCCACCTTATGTCTACGCTTCCTAAAGGGAAGATTGGCATCACCTATGGTCCCCTAACATCTAATACGGATATGTTTGATTTACGAGTTATTGGCAAAGGCGGGCACTCATCCCAACCTGAAAATTCGGTCGACCCTATTGCTATTAGCGCCCAAATTATTAATAACTTACAACATATTGTATCCAGAAATTTATCCCCATCCGATCAATTGGTCATATCTATAACTGAACTAAGCGCGGGTACTGCTAAAAATGTTATACCGGAATTTGTAGATATTGGAGCATCCGTTCGATCGTATAGCCTGGAAATCAGGGAAGAAGCTGTTCAATTAATAGAGCGTATTGTAAAAGGGATAACAGAAGCTCATGGCGCTTCTTATGAATACAATTATACGTATGGATATAGCTCTGTCATAAATGATGACAAACTAACTAAAATAGTTGAAGAATCGGTTGTTGAGGAATTTGGAAGTGATGCCGTTGAATATGGCGATGCCATAATGGGTGGAGAGGACTTTTCGGCATTCTCAGAAAAAGTACCTGGGTGTTTTATACCTGTTGGGGCTGGCAACGAAGAAGAAGGATTTAGCTATCCGCATCATCATCCTCGTTTTGGTATTGATGAGGACGCATTAGAAAATGGTCTTCGGATTTTAACTAGCTTGCCTAAAAAAATACTAAGTTAG